Below is a window of Anaeromyxobacter diazotrophicus DNA.
ACTCGAGGCGGCATGGCCGCCGCGGTGGTGGTATAGGGTCGCGCCGATTCGACGCCGCAAGGAGGCGCGCTTTGGCCATGCATCCCTGGCACGACGTGGAGCTCCCCCGCTACGTGGAGGACTCCATCCCGGCCATCATCGAGATCCCGACCGGCACCAAGGTGAAGTACGAGCTCGACAAGGCGTCGGGCCTGCTCATCGTGGACCGGGTGCTCTTCTCCTCCGTCCACTACCCGGCGAACTACGGCTTCGTCCCGCGGACCTACTGCGACGACGGCGACCCGCTCGACATCCTGGTGTACTGCCAGGAGGCGATCCTGCCGCTCTCGATCATGCGCGCCAAGATCATCGGCGTGATGAAGATGCGCGACGACAAGGGGGAGGACGACAAGCTCATCGCCGTCCACGCCGACGACCCGGAGTACTCGGACTACAACGACATCTCCGAGATGCCGCCGCACCGGATGCGGGAGCTGAAGCGCTTCTTCGAGGACTACAAGGGCCTCGAGAACAAGAAGGTGCTCGTCGAGGAGCCGCAGGGCCGGCGCGAGGGGCTCCAGGCGCTCCGCGCCGCGATGCGCCTCTACGAGCAGGAGAAGCCGCGGCTCACCGGCCGGGCCGAGGCCCCGAAGGCCAGGCCGTCGCGCCGCGGGGCGCCGCGCCGGGCGGCCGGCCGCTCGCGCCGCTGAGCGGCGGGGGTCCGGCGTCACCGTCCGGCGAGCGCCAGCGCCGCCGCCACGGCGGCGGCGACCATCTCGGCGCCGTCGGAGGCGGCCGCTTCGCGCGGCGCCGGCGCGGAGGTCCGCGCGGCCCCGGAGGCCTCGAGCTGCGCGCAGGCCGCCTCCGCGGCCGCGCGGAGGCCGGGGTCGTCGCTGGCGCGCCAGCGCGCCTGGCGCACCTCGCCGGCGGCGTCGAGCCAGAGCCCGATCCGCACGGCCAGGTGGGGGCGCGCAGCCTCGCCGGTGACGGTCGCGCCCTGCAGCGCACCCGCGTGGTGGCGCGGCGGCTCGCTCGGGCGCGGCCCGATCCAGGGGTGAACGGCGGGCGGGGCCTCGGTCGCTCGTTCGGCTCGCGGGTCCATGCGGATCACCTCGGACCGAGCACTGTCGCACGTACCCCGCGTCCGCGAACAGTGACCCCGGCGGTACCCGCCGCGGGCCGCCGCGAGGGCGCCGATGGAGGTGGAGCGCCCACCTGGCGCGGTCGCCGGCTTGGGGGTGCTCCGGCCTCGCGCTAGACTCCGCCGGTGCAGCGCCCCCTCCGAGCCACCGACTTCACCCTCGACTACGTCGCCGAGGTCCTGGCGCAGCGCGGCGTCATCACCGCCGACGCCCGCCGCACCGCGCTCGCGCGCGAGCCGGCGCAGCGCGCCCGCCTCCTCCGCGAGCAGTCGCGGCAAGGCCGGGCGCTCCGACGCGCCGAGCTGTCGCCGGTCGAGCTCCTCGCCTCCTTCGCCTTCCCTGACGCCCGCCGCGAGGGGGAGCTCGTCGACGAGGACAAGGCGGCCGGCGTGGTGGCCGAGGCGGCCGGCGTCGTCTACCGCAAGATCGACCCCCTCAAGCTCGACGCGCAGCTCATCACCCGGACCCTCTCCCGCCCCTTCGCGCGCCGGCACGCGGTGCTGCCGCTGGAGCGCCGGAACGGCGCGCTGGTGGTCGCCACCGCGAACCCGTTCGACGGCGAGCTGTTCGAGAGCCTGCGCGGTCTCACCGGGAGCGAGATCCAGCCGGTGCTGGCCGCGCCCTCGGACATCCACCGCGCCATCGCCGAGGTGTACGGGTTCCGGCAGCAGATCCGCGAGGCGCAGAGCCAGCTCTCGGGCGAGGCCCCGGCCGCCGACGTCGGCAACCTGGAGCAGTTCGTCGACCTCTCCGGCCTCGAGGCGCTCGAGGCGTCGAGCGAGCCGGTCATCGCCGCGGTCGAGTACCTGCTCCACTACGCCTTCGAGCAGCGGGCGAGCGACATCCACGTCGAGCCCCGGCGCGAGGAGTCGATCATCCGGATGCGCATCGACGGCGTCCTGCACCCCGTCTACCGCATCCCGAAGGGCGTCCACGGCGCCATCGCCAACCGGTTCAAGATCATGAGCCGGCTCGACATCGCCGCCAAGAAGCCGCAGGACGGGCGCATCCGCACCGCCCGCGGCGACGCCGAGATGGAGCTGCGCGTCTCCACCGTCCCGACCACCTTCGGCGACAAGATCGTCATCCGCATCCTCGACCCGAACGTGCTGGTGCGCGACCTGTCGGAGCTGGGCTTCCTGCCCGACGAGCGCGAGACGTTCGAGCGCTGGCTCGACCGCCCGCACGGCCTCGTGATCGTGACCGGCCCCACCGGCAGCGGGAAGACCACCACCCTCTACTCGGCGCTGCAGGCGCTCACCTCGCCGGAGGTGAACGTGGTCACCATCGAGGACCCGATCGAGATGGTGCACGAGGACTTCAACCAGATCGCCGCCAACCCCAAGACCGGCACCGGGTTCGCGGACGCGCTCCGGCACGTCCTGCGGCAGGATCCCGACGTCATCATGGTGGGCGAGGTGCGCGACGCCGAGACCGCCAGCCAGGCGGTGCAGGCGGCGCTCACCGGCCACATGGTGCTGACGACGCTCCACACGAGCGACTCCGTCGGGGCGGTGGCGCGCCTGCGCGACCTGGGGGTGCCGAGCTTCCTGGTCGGCGCCACGCTCACCGGGGTGGTCGCGCAGCGGCTGGTGCGGCAGGTCTGCCCGGCCTGCGCGCAGGACGTGCCCCTCACCGCCGACGAGGTGGCCGCGCTCGGGGTGAAGCACCCGGAGGACTGGGCCGGCAAGCTCCTCGCCCGCCGGGGGGAGGGGTGCGCCAAGTGCCGCTACACCGGCTACTACGGGCGGACCGGGCTGTTCGAGGTGCTGCCCATGAACGCGCGGCTGCGCCACCTGGTGGCGGACGGCGCCACGCCGGAGGTGCTGCAGCGGACGGCGCGCCAGGACGGGCTGCGCAGCCTGCGCGAGCACGCGGTGCGCAAGGTGGCGAGCGGCGTCACCTCCTTCGAGGAGGCGGTGCGCGGGACGGCCGACGCGGAGGGCTGGCGATGAGCTTCGTCGAGGAGCTGGCCGAGCTGCGCCGCACCGGGGCGCGCCTCCTGTACGTGGTGACCGACGAGGAGGAGCGCGCGGTGGCGCTCTGCCGGGCGGCGCTGGGGGGCGAGGCCGGAGTGGCCGTCTGGTCCCGCACGCGCGGGCTCGACCCGGTGGACCGCGCCGCCAAGGACCCGCACGCCGCGCTGGACGCGCTGCTCCGGCCGAACGCGGCCGAGAAGCCGCTGGCGGCGCTGCTGCTCGACTTCCACCACGAGCTGGAGGACCGGTCGGTGGCACGCCACCTCCGCGACGTCCTCCCCGAGTTCTACCCGCGGCGGCGCTGCGCGGTCGTCATCGCGCCGGCGCTGCGGCTGCCGGAGGGGCTGGCCGCTGAGACGACCGTGCTGCGGCTCCCGCTCCCGGATCGCGAGGAGCTGGGGGCGGCGCTGGGCGCGCTCCTCACGGCGCGCGGCGCGGCCGCGGCGAACGCGCCGGCGCTCCACGCGATGCTGGGGGCGGCCGCTGGGCTCACCTACACGCAGGCGCAGCGCGCCTTCAGCCGCGCGCTGCACGTCGACCCGGCGCTGGGGGAGCGCGCGGTCGCGATCGTGACGGAGGAGAAGGCGCGGCTGCTCGCCTCGGATCGCGGCCTCGAGCTGGTCGAGGTGAAGGAGCGCCCGGAGGACGTGGGGGGGCTGGAGGGCTTCAAGGCGTGGATCGGCGAGCGGGCGCTGGCGTTCGCGCACGACGCGCGCGGCTTCGGGCTGGCGGCGCCGCGCGGCGTGATGCTGCTCGGCGTGCAGGGCTGCGGCAAGTCGCTCGCCGCGAAGGCCGTGGCGGGGCTGCTCCGCATCCCGCTCGTCCGGCTCGACCTGCCGTCGGTGCTCGGCGCGGGCGACGGGGCCGAGGAGGGGCTGGCGCGCGCGCTCGCCGCGGCCGAGGCCATCGCGCCCCTGGCGCTGTGGGTGGACGAGATCGAGAAGGGGTTCGCCGGCAGCGCGCCGGGGGAGGGGACGGACCCGCGCGCCGCGCGCGTGCTGGGGACCTTCTCGACCTGGCTGCAGGAGCGGCGGGCGCCGGTGTTCGTGGTCGCGACCGCGAACGACGTGACGCGGCTCCCGCCCGAGCTCCTGCGCCGCGGCCGCTTCGACGAGCTGTTCTTCGTGGACCTCCCGGACCTCGAAGCGCGGCGCGCCATCCTCGCCCTGCACCTCCAGAAGCGGGGCCGCGGGCCCGAGGCGTTCGACCTCCCCGCCATCGCCGCCGCCTGCGACGGGTACTCCGGCGCCGAGCTGGAGCAGGTGGTGGTGGGGGCGCTCCACCGGGCCTACGCCCTCGGCCGCGAGGTGGAGACGCAGGATCTTCGCCGGCTGGCGCAGGACCTCGTGCCGCTCTACCGGACGTACGAGGAGCAGATCAAGGCGCTGCGCGAGTGGTCGCGCGGCCGCGCCCGCGGGGCGGGGCGCGAGACGGCGGTGGTGGACCTGTTCCGGCGCGCAGAGCCGTGATCTCCGCCTGCCCAGCTGGTCCTGACCCAGAGTAATTGGGGCAGCCGCGGCTTGGCCGCCTCCGGACCCAGAGTAGTCGAGGTCTCGCGCGGAGCCCGACTGGACGAGCCGCGGTGAGACCGTCAACTGGCGGGCAGCGATTCGGGAGATCTGGCGATCATTGGCCGGGCGGGGCGCACTCCGGAACGCTCTCGCCGCCCTCGTGCGCGCAGCACGTTGAAGGGAAGGCGTGAGGTCCTCGCCGCGATCACCGCGTCGCGGATACGAGCGGGTGGCGGTTGTCGGTCGACTGCGCTCGTTCGATGCGCCGTTACATCGTGGCGCAAGGAACGCCGTGGGCGATCCGTAACAGGTACGTGCCGGGAGGAAAGACCGCCGAACCATCGCCAGCCCGCCTCGCCTGCCACGCAGCCCGGTAGCGGGCGACGAACGCCGCGAGCCGCATGAGTGTTTCGATGCGTTTCCACTTGTCGTGCGCTGCGACGCGAGGGTTCAGGTTCCGGCGAGGCTCCGCGCGGACGGGGCGGTTCCACGGCTTCTGGGCCAGCACTCTGGCGACACCGACGAACGTCCGCCGGGCGCCTTCTGTGGCGCGACGCGCGCGATGCTCGAGCGCGGCGAGCGCGGTGCTGACCTGTTCACGGAACGTCTCGTGGGAGTCGAACCCGGGTGGCGAGCTCAGCGCGAGCTCGGCCGCCGCGGGCATGGAGCCGGTTGCGCTGAAGAACGTGTCGGGACGCGGCGCGCGTAGGGGTGCCCCGCCGATGTGTTCCGGCCCCGACCAGAGGCCCGGCCAGTCTCGCCCGCGCCCCACGAGGCCAGCGGCGACCGGGTTCGCCAGCACGTACGCGGTCTTTTCGACGATGTCGGCTGGCGAGGTGAGGGCGACGGCGCTGTAGCTCGATGGTGCCCAGAAGGCTTCCCACCTGCCGAGGTGCGAGTTGATGGCGCGGGCTACGAGGGAGTCGAGGAACTGCTCGAACGCCGGGAGGCGAGCGAGAGGGTCGGTGAGGACGAGATGAAAGTGATTGGAGAGGACGCAGAACGCGTGGATCTGGACTCCGAAGCGCTCGGCGGCGACCGCCAGGACGTACAGGAAGATGGCGTTGATCGTGCGAGAAGGGCGGAGCAGGAACTGGCGCTGAGCGCATCGGCGGGTGACGAGATACGTCGTGCCGGGGAGAACCTGGCGAGGCGCCGTCATGAGCGGGGCGAGAGCAATGCGCGTGCCGATGCGAGAGCTGCGTCCTTGTGAATGAGTGCTGAGGATGGGCCGTTACTACCGTCCGAGTGGCGGACAGTGCGGGTGAATGGCGGAACTGTGGGTTGGGTTCAAGGGCGGCGGGCGCGCAGGGCGCGCCAGAGGATCGCGGCGAACGCGGGGTCCTGCATCAGGTAGCGGCGCCAGAGGCGGCGCGGCTCGCGGGCGAGGCGCCACAGCCACTCCAGCCCCGCGCGTGAGACCCAGCGCGGCGCGCGGCGCACCCGGCCGGCGGCGAAGTCGAGCGCGGCGCCGACGCCGACCGCGACCGCGGGCGCGAGGGCGGCGCGGTGGCGGTGGATCCACAGCTCCTGCTTGGGCGCGCCGAGCGCGACCAGCACGAGCTGCGGCCGCGCCGCGGCGAGCCTCGCGAGCGCGGCTGCGCTCTCGTCACCCGCCCCGTCGACCGTCAGTCGCGGCGCGTCGGCGCCGGCGACGACCAGCGCCGGGAAGCGCGCCCGGAGCCGCGCCGCTGCCTCGTCGGCGACGCCGGGGGCGCCGCCGAGCAGGTAGGTGCGCCAGCCGCGCGCGGCCGCGCGCTCGACGAGGGGCAGCAGGAGATCGGAGCCGGACACCTTCTCCGGGACGGGCGCCCCGAGGAGCCGGGACGCCCACACCACCGGCACGCCGTCCGCGAGCGACAGATCGGCCGCGGCGTAGGCGCGCGCGAGGTCGGGGACGCGCGAGGCCAGCACGACGTGGTCGACGTTGGGCGTGAAGACGGCCCCGCCGCGGCCCGCCTCCACCAGCGCCCCGATCCGGTCGAGCGCCTCGGCGGCGGTGACGCGGTCGACCGGGACCGCGCCCAGGACGAAGCGGGCGGTCACCGCGCCGCGAGGGCCGGCGCGAGCGCCGCCAGCAGGTGCTCGTGGACGAGGCCGTTGGAGGCCACGCAGTGCCCGGAGGCGACGGTGGCGGCGCCGGCGAGGTCGGTGAACCGGCCGCCCGCCTCCTCCACCAGCACCTTCATCGGCCCGAGGTCCCACAGCTGCACGCCGGCCTCGATCCACGCCTCGGCCCGGCCGGTGAGCACCATCGCGAATCCGGCCAGGTCGCCGTAGCAGCGGGTCCGGGCGCAGCTCGTGGCGAGCCGCTCCACCGGTCCGGCGAACGGCGGCGCGAGCAGCACGCGCGGCTCGCCGAGCTGGAGCGAGGCGTCCTCCCAGCGCACCACCCCCGAGACGCGCAGCGGCTCGGGCGCGCCGCCCCCCTTGGCGAGCCACGCCCCGCGCCCGCGCGCCGCGAAGTACACCTCGCCCGCCACCGGCAGCGCCATCGCGCCCACCACCACCTCGCCCTCGTGCTCGAGCGCCACGAGCGGGCCCCACAGCTCTTCGCCTCGCGTGAACCCTCGCGTGCCGTCGAGCGGATCGACGATCCAGCGCGTGGCCGCCGCGCCGGCGTGCGCCCCCGTCTCCTCGCCCAGCACCGCGTGATCGGGGAAGGCGGCCTTCACGATGGCGAGGATGGCCGCCTCCGACTCGCGGTCGGCGATCGTCACGGGCGAGCGGTCGGGCTTCAGGTCCACCCGGACGCCGCGGCGGAAGTGGGCGAGCGCCGCGGCGGCGGCGGCCTCCACGGCGCGGCGCGCGGTGGCGAGCGCGAGATCGAGGTCGAGCGTCGGCATGGGCTGAGCCTAGCGCAGGCGCGGGCGCCGGTCGCCCGCGGCCTCGCAAAAAAAAGAGCGGCCGCCCCGGAGGGCGGCCGCGCGTGCTGCCGGGAGATCTCGCCGGTCTACTTCTTGGGCCTCATGTCACCCGTCTCGAGGTACCGGGTGTGGAACGAGAACGCCTCCTTGAGCATGTGCGGCGACTGGAGGCCGGCGCTCGGGGACTTGCAGGAGCGCTTGAAGTAGTCCCACAGGATCGGCCGGTAGTCCGGGTGGGCGCACTTCTCGATGATCTCCTTCGCGCGCTGCTTCGGGCTCTTCCCGCGCAGGTCGGCGAAGCCGAACTCCGTCACGTAGCCCATCGTGTCGTGCTCG
It encodes the following:
- a CDS encoding inositol monophosphatase family protein — encoded protein: MPTLDLDLALATARRAVEAAAAAALAHFRRGVRVDLKPDRSPVTIADRESEAAILAIVKAAFPDHAVLGEETGAHAGAAATRWIVDPLDGTRGFTRGEELWGPLVALEHEGEVVVGAMALPVAGEVYFAARGRGAWLAKGGGAPEPLRVSGVVRWEDASLQLGEPRVLLAPPFAGPVERLATSCARTRCYGDLAGFAMVLTGRAEAWIEAGVQLWDLGPMKVLVEEAGGRFTDLAGAATVASGHCVASNGLVHEHLLAALAPALAAR
- a CDS encoding transposase, with translation MTAPRQVLPGTTYLVTRRCAQRQFLLRPSRTINAIFLYVLAVAAERFGVQIHAFCVLSNHFHLVLTDPLARLPAFEQFLDSLVARAINSHLGRWEAFWAPSSYSAVALTSPADIVEKTAYVLANPVAAGLVGRGRDWPGLWSGPEHIGGAPLRAPRPDTFFSATGSMPAAAELALSSPPGFDSHETFREQVSTALAALEHRARRATEGARRTFVGVARVLAQKPWNRPVRAEPRRNLNPRVAAHDKWKRIETLMRLAAFVARYRAAWQARRAGDGSAVFPPGTYLLRIAHGVPCATM
- a CDS encoding GspE/PulE family protein, whose product is MQRPLRATDFTLDYVAEVLAQRGVITADARRTALAREPAQRARLLREQSRQGRALRRAELSPVELLASFAFPDARREGELVDEDKAAGVVAEAAGVVYRKIDPLKLDAQLITRTLSRPFARRHAVLPLERRNGALVVATANPFDGELFESLRGLTGSEIQPVLAAPSDIHRAIAEVYGFRQQIREAQSQLSGEAPAADVGNLEQFVDLSGLEALEASSEPVIAAVEYLLHYAFEQRASDIHVEPRREESIIRMRIDGVLHPVYRIPKGVHGAIANRFKIMSRLDIAAKKPQDGRIRTARGDAEMELRVSTVPTTFGDKIVIRILDPNVLVRDLSELGFLPDERETFERWLDRPHGLVIVTGPTGSGKTTTLYSALQALTSPEVNVVTIEDPIEMVHEDFNQIAANPKTGTGFADALRHVLRQDPDVIMVGEVRDAETASQAVQAALTGHMVLTTLHTSDSVGAVARLRDLGVPSFLVGATLTGVVAQRLVRQVCPACAQDVPLTADEVAALGVKHPEDWAGKLLARRGEGCAKCRYTGYYGRTGLFEVLPMNARLRHLVADGATPEVLQRTARQDGLRSLREHAVRKVASGVTSFEEAVRGTADAEGWR
- a CDS encoding AAA family ATPase, yielding MSFVEELAELRRTGARLLYVVTDEEERAVALCRAALGGEAGVAVWSRTRGLDPVDRAAKDPHAALDALLRPNAAEKPLAALLLDFHHELEDRSVARHLRDVLPEFYPRRRCAVVIAPALRLPEGLAAETTVLRLPLPDREELGAALGALLTARGAAAANAPALHAMLGAAAGLTYTQAQRAFSRALHVDPALGERAVAIVTEEKARLLASDRGLELVEVKERPEDVGGLEGFKAWIGERALAFAHDARGFGLAAPRGVMLLGVQGCGKSLAAKAVAGLLRIPLVRLDLPSVLGAGDGAEEGLARALAAAEAIAPLALWVDEIEKGFAGSAPGEGTDPRAARVLGTFSTWLQERRAPVFVVATANDVTRLPPELLRRGRFDELFFVDLPDLEARRAILALHLQKRGRGPEAFDLPAIAAACDGYSGAELEQVVVGALHRAYALGREVETQDLRRLAQDLVPLYRTYEEQIKALREWSRGRARGAGRETAVVDLFRRAEP
- a CDS encoding WecB/TagA/CpsF family glycosyltransferase: MTARFVLGAVPVDRVTAAEALDRIGALVEAGRGGAVFTPNVDHVVLASRVPDLARAYAAADLSLADGVPVVWASRLLGAPVPEKVSGSDLLLPLVERAAARGWRTYLLGGAPGVADEAAARLRARFPALVVAGADAPRLTVDGAGDESAAALARLAAARPQLVLVALGAPKQELWIHRHRAALAPAVAVGVGAALDFAAGRVRRAPRWVSRAGLEWLWRLAREPRRLWRRYLMQDPAFAAILWRALRARRP
- a CDS encoding inorganic diphosphatase is translated as MHPWHDVELPRYVEDSIPAIIEIPTGTKVKYELDKASGLLIVDRVLFSSVHYPANYGFVPRTYCDDGDPLDILVYCQEAILPLSIMRAKIIGVMKMRDDKGEDDKLIAVHADDPEYSDYNDISEMPPHRMRELKRFFEDYKGLENKKVLVEEPQGRREGLQALRAAMRLYEQEKPRLTGRAEAPKARPSRRGAPRRAAGRSRR